CGCGGTCAAGGCGTTCCTGATGACCCGGTTCGCCGATGTCGGGTTCCTGTTCGGCATCTTCGTACTCGGGGTCGGCGCGCACACGTTCCGGATCTCGGAGCTCGATCCGGCGCGGATCGCACCCGGCGTGCTCACCACCGGGACGCTGCTGCTCCTGGTCGGTGTGGTCGGCAAGTCGGCGCAGGTCCCGTTGCAGACCTGGCTCCCGGACGCGATGCCCGGCCCGAGCCCGGTCAGCGCGCTGATCCACGCGGCCACGATGGTTGCCGCCGGCGTCTTCCTGATCGCCCGGCTGTACAACGTGTTCTCCGCTTCGCGGACCACGCTCACCGTGCTGGCGATCGTCGCCTGCGTGACCATGCTGTTCGCCGCGTTGTGCGCTTCCGCCGCGGTCGAGGTCAAGCGCGTACTCGCCTGGTCGACGGTCAGCCAGCTCGCGATCATGTTCTCCGCGCTGTCCCTCGGTACGGCCGACGGCCGGCACGCGGCGCTCTTCCACCTGGTCACGCACGCCGCCTTCAAAGGCCTGCTGTTCCTGTGCGCCGGGGTGCTCCTGCATCAGATCGGCAGCGCGGCCCTCGTCGTCCTGCGCCGGTACACGCGCCGCGGCCGGTCGCGGAAGGTGTTGCGCGTGACGTTCGTAACCATGACGATCGGACTCGCGGCGCTCGCCGGCGTACCGGGGTTCGCGGGGTTCTTCTCCAAGGACACCGTGATCGAGGCGGCCTGGGAGCGGGCGCACGACGGGTCGGCGATCGGCTGGGTAGTCCTGCTCTCGGTCTGCCTGACCGCCGCGCTGACCGCGTTCTACTGCGTACGGCTGTGGCTGTGGGTGTTCTTCCGGACGCCCGCGCTGGCCGGTGGGGTCGACGCCTTCGAAGAGGGCAAGGCGGAGCTGGACGATCCCGACACGTCCAAGCTGCGCGATGCGCCGTGGGTGATGCTGGCGCCGCTCGTGCTGCTGGCGGTCGCCGCGATCGCCCTCGGGTACGCGGACGGCGTACACCTCAACTGGGTGATCGGGCTGATC
The genomic region above belongs to Kribbella solani and contains:
- a CDS encoding NADH-quinone oxidoreductase subunit L: MIATVWRVTGVAFSLLILLFAALLHGATPDQVAFLNSPVGDLTIGFAARTDDLTVLLLAVVGVIATCVQVYSLGYLQERPASYHALVTLFTAAMVTVVISDSLFFLLIGWEVMGACSYLLIGHYWERRDARSGAVKAFLMTRFADVGFLFGIFVLGVGAHTFRISELDPARIAPGVLTTGTLLLLVGVVGKSAQVPLQTWLPDAMPGPSPVSALIHAATMVAAGVFLIARLYNVFSASRTTLTVLAIVACVTMLFAALCASAAVEVKRVLAWSTVSQLAIMFSALSLGTADGRHAALFHLVTHAAFKGLLFLCAGVLLHQIGSAALVVLRRYTRRGRSRKVLRVTFVTMTIGLAALAGVPGFAGFFSKDTVIEAAWERAHDGSAIGWVVLLSVCLTAALTAFYCVRLWLWVFFRTPALAGGVDAFEEGKAELDDPDTSKLRDAPWVMLAPLVLLAVAAIALGYADGVHLNWVIGLISAALVVLGAFPAYSLWRRGADPRPVVLEREFDVDPAYHAAVVVPVHWLAKLTVAGDRDVVGAYVRAAGRAGTLASQGFRRLQTGNVQTYLTAAVIGVVALAVLAGVIGS